The DNA segment CTGGATGCAAAGAACTCTAATACCCTAGGCAGGGATCAACAAAGTGAGCCGGAGGCCTGtttctataaagttttattggaacagggCCACACCCATTTATTCACACATTGTCTGTGGTTGCTTTCCTGTTAAAATAGAGTTAAGtgattgaaaaaaacaaaagggttAAGTGACTGCAACAGAAACTATATGACCCAcaagcataaaatatttactatctagcctTTTAAGAAAGTTTGCTgagccacaagatggaaggaaCTTGGGCCCCTGAATCAACACAGGGGGATGGCTGGAGTACCCATACTGCACTCTTCCTCAGGCAAGAAACAAACTTCTAATTTGTTACAATAGCTAGTGTTATCCTACCTCTTAAAGAAAGTAAAGCACAATGTCCAATGAGAAAATGTAACAGAAAATAGATGCTTGAAGTTAGATTCcactatattttccttttcttattacaACATTTGAGTCCTAAATTTAATGTCAACACTGCTAAATGTTTTAAagtgtcatattttttaaatggttcccAAGAGTATGATATACAACTCAGTAAAATTAATTAAGCCCAAAGAACATTTGCATTTGAAATCTTTGGCTTACAATATAAAACCTACCCTTCTAATCTGTAGTagtgttccttttttaaaataaagtaatagcCAGATTTCTAAAAACAGCCCTGTACATCAAACAGAAGACCTCAGGCTAAAATACAACTTTTCTTCAACAGTAATGAAGCCACCCTAAACAAGTCAAGTGCTCGAACCAGTTTAAACTGAATGCCACGATCGTCAGGCACCAGAGTGATACGTAAGTACCATTTTTCTTTGCTAAAGTTATACTAACTGACTTAGAGGGCATGTAACTCAGGTAGTCACAGCACTACCTTATAAAAAGCATAGCAACCATAACGAGTCACTTTTACACCACTTCATATATTAATACTAAGCTTAAGTGTGTCACATCCTCAAGACTCAGCACTAGCTTCTCTTAAGAAAGTCTCATAATATATTGCcatgggaaagaaacaaaaaaaatcaaatacatgaTTCCATTAAATCAAAAAAAGTATGCATGCACACGTGTAGTGTATACATACtcgcagaaatttaaaataagaacaaaagtaGGATGTATAACAAAATCGTTAATTCCTTCCCACtactgtgagaaaaaaataaattttttctttgggtttcttgggttttttaaaCAGTGACCATATATTTTTTTCGAATAagataaaaagtttattaaactAGAAAACAAACAGTATTTTGGACCGTTAGcctttttccccttgttttttttttttttgggttttttttttttttttttttgcaatagaAAGAGATGGTGCCATTTATAAGCATTCTTAaacagaggggagaaagaaaccTATTAACCGAGAAATGAAAGCAGCTTTGAACTaccaaaaaactacaaaaaaacaaaacaaaacaacaacagcaagcccagaaaacaagtgttggcaaggatatggagaaactagaacccccccccttttttttaagattttatttatttatttgacagatagagacaggcagcgagagagggaacacaggagggggagtgggagaggaagaatcaggctatgcggggcttgatctcaggaccctgggatcatgacccgagccgaaggcagacacccaatgactgagccacccagccgcccctagaACTCTTGTGCTCTGCTGGTAGGAtggtaaaatggtacagccactgtggaaaatagtatggcagttcctcaaaaaattaaaaacagaattaccatcaGATCCAACAGTCCCACTTGGaggtatatacacaaaagaattgaaaacaagatctcaaagagatatctatatacccatgttcacagcagcattattcagcataactaaaacatggaagcaacacCAGtgcccactgatggatgaatggataaggaaaatggagtatatacacacaatggaatattattcggccttaaaagaaaaggaaatcctaattctgattatgctaagtaaaaaagccagtcacaattACTGcctgattccacttatatgatgTACTCAGAGTATTCAAAATCAAAAAGACTGAGTGCAACTATGGCTGCTAGggtcaggagggagggaagaaatcaGCTGTtattgttcaatgggtatagagCCTCTGTggtacaagatgaaaagagttacaGGGACAGTGGTGGTGATGAGGgcacaacaacgtgaatgtacttaatgtcacttaactgtacactttaaaatggttaagaggGTAAATTGTATGTTATTTGTATCTTACCacaattagaaaaatatacatacatataaaaaaagtGTATATGTGTCTATGACTTACAAACTATATAAGCTACAACTGTATGCTTATATCGTGTATATTTTgaaacatacacaaaacacagcagctttttaaatatacaaaaataaatatgaatggaagtttgaatattttcttcttgcaCCCTATGGATCATCCCAGCACCCCTCGGGGGGGAGGTCCCAAATCCTGAGACTGTCACACACTGGAAAGTGAGGTCTCTTTCTCCAGCCCACATCTCACTATGcacaaaggaaagaggagggcCAGTGGTGGCCAACCACTGACATCAAtttgccttctcttcctcctttccttctctggcaTTCCAGGAGCGTTGAACCCTTCTCCAGGGTGTTGGGAATATGCAAGCCTAACAGACTCAGCTATAACAAATCCTCAGCAAGTAGCAAATCCCTGGAAAGTTTAGAGAGAGACTGAAATACGAACTGGATGCAAATGCTACTCTCTAGCACTGTGGAGATCCTTGAAAAACCTGCTAAAACTTGAACTAGAATGAGATTTACCAGAGAAGTCTCCTGGATGCCTGGAGAATGAAGAGATCCTAAAGCCTTAAAAACACTGCTTGTGTGAAAACCCATGACAATCAACTAGAAAACGAAGTTGGATCTAAAATCAGGCTGTATGGCAGAGAGCACGTGCGCTCGCCAGCTGCTGCCGAGAGACTTACCTTTAGTATTTCCGGTTCTTTGATATCCAGGGATCTTGTGTTCCCGTGTTGTAGGTTTTTATGTAATCTGTGATATTTATGAGCACTTGGTGGTGTAAAAAACCAAATCATGCAAACCGCAGTCATGAATCCAAGACCAATTCCCAGGAAGAGTCCGCTCACatactgggggaggggcaggatgaGGTACCCATAGGCACACATTATAAAGAAGCCCAGTGTCTTGACTGGTAATTCCGGGTGCTGCACGGCCGACTGGGCCTCGTCCTCACTGTCAAGAGTCGGACCATCATCCGCCAGCACCTCGGGCTTGAGAGGGACATCCGGGAGCTTATCCACTGTACTCTCCACCTCTGCTTCCAAATCAAAGTCCTCAGTGTAGAGTTCGCAAAACTCTTCATCTTCTTTGCTCGCTAAGGCAGACAAGGAGCATTTCTCAAGAACTAGCGAGCTCGTCTTCAGGCCTAAGTCCTTCAGACCGCTCACCTGGGAACTTTTCGGCTCTGCCTCTCTTGAGGGCTCATCTGAGGACCTGGAGTGGTCACCTGCGGGGACGCTGGGCTCACTCCCGTAGCCGTCCCCCTCGGAGTCACACTCCTCCTCCTTGATGCTGTAGTTGTTATTGCTTTCCAAGTGACCGTTCAGGCTAGACAGATTGGAGAGTTCTGAAGCACTTGAAGATAAGGCTTTGGGCCTGTGGCTGCcactttcttcccctatgatttTACTAAGGAGCTGAAAAGGCTCATATATGACTTCTGAAAGGCGTCTCTTAGTGTCTTCGATTTTAGCCTCCATTTCgggcactttaaaaaaagagcGCGTATCGGAGGGAGAAGTCAGTGGGGAAGAAGGTGCAGTTTTGGAGTCTCCACCTGTGTTTCGTGGCTGTGTGAACTGCTTGAACAGGTGTAAATTGAGCTTGGAGTCAGGGGGTTTATAGGACACAGTATCTGACTCCTGCCTGGAGGTGTCTGTGGACAGAGACTTAACTAATGTCTTCATCAAGTGCCTGTGCCTCGAGGGGTGTGAGGATTCTCTTGGCTCCACCTCGGTCGACAGGGACTTCACAAGGCTCAAGAAGGGTTTGGTACTGGACAGGGTGGAGGATGAGGCACTGGAGGAGAGGATAGGAGACTTGGAAGGAGAGGACAATGGGGAGGAAGAACTGGTTTTCTGCTCAGAAAGGGACGACACACTGGGAGAGCTAGCTAAGGGCCCCAACAAAGACGACCCTGGGGACAGAGCCAATGGCACTGTACTTAATACTTGCACTGCCGGAGGAGGGGACTCCAACAGCTTTACAGTGTTCTCGGAGACGGGCAAAATGGCAGGGGACACGGACAGTCCATCTGCCAGGATGGGCTGGGTGGCAGGGCCAGTGGAGACATGGCCACCCTGGGGTTCAAAATAGAGGTCTTCCTTGGCTTCGAGTGCCGTTACAATGCTTTGGTCGTCCAGCCCCTCCTCAAGGTACTCTCTgaactcctcctcttcctcctcctcctcctccccggaTGCCGAGAAGTGAATGGCGATAGTGTCTCGGGACACGGACCTCTGCACGTGCACTCTGGGGGCTGATGGTTTTGGCATGTCAATGGTTTTCTCGGCATGGCGACCATTCAGACTTGTCATCGCCGGCTTCACGAGGGCTCAGGCTCTGTGGAAACAGCAAGGAAATCAGAAGTCAGAAAGCCGTTTCCCCACAGGAGAGGCGGTCATGTGCACACTGGAACACAGATGAAGCTCCCTTCCAAATGGTGATTATGCTTTTACTTGGCAGATGGCCACTGTTTTTCACTCGAGCGGGTTTGATGGGTTTAATTTTCACCAGATAAATCCCAGTTAGGCATTCTCTTTTATGAGCAAACTACAGACCGGTATTATAAAGGCCATACAATCTGTCTGACTTCACAACAGCTGAGTAATCGTTTCCTCCCTCTTAACTGGCTCATTTCTACCAGCCATTCTGTATTTCAACACTTGAAATACCTGCACAATAGATGTCACCAGCATGACTTCAGGAAGTCCAACAGGAGAGAATGCGGCAGCCTGGGGATTCTGAGGGTCTTGCAACAAAAACTTCACCACTGTTTTCTAGCTATAAAAAGCCAACCCGGGAGGATTATTGCTTCCATTGCTATTTTCCCAGCAATCCTAACAATTATTTGGCTTGCTTCTCCCACCAGGACTCATACTGTCTTGCCACGGCCAAGAAGCAGCAAAGTCTCCAAGGGTGGAAAGGGAAATCTCTAAATGAACTGCTATCACCTGTTGGCTTCTTTATTCCCCAAATGTCAAAGTACTTAGGCAGCCATGAAGACAGGGCCATATTCTGGGGCTTCAGGATAAAGGAGACAAATTTTAAACTGAATCCAAGATTCAGAGGGCAGGAAAATTAAGTATCAATGCTGTAACACACCACCAACCAAGAACTCTGTTAAGGGCTATGGTGAGACACATGGAAGCTACACATTCTGCCCTTCTGGAGCTCAGCAGCTGGGGAGAAGACAGACACCTGAAAAGCTGGGCAGCAAAACAGAAGACACCAAGCCGACCCCGTGATACCTAGTACATTACCTCTCTCCCTATTCACTAATAGCCTGTTTACTGGACACCACACACCGTGACAGACCCTACAAAATGGAAATTCACACCACAATCTGGAAAGAGACCCTGTCAAAGGAGCTAAAACACACTTGAGCAATGAACTTCAGATGTTCTGAGGAGGCTAAGACTGGTATGGGAAGTAGGACACCAGCTCAGCCTTTTAAACTGATGGgtaaggggcagctgggtggctcagtcagtagagcctgtgactctttttttttttttcttttttttttttttttttttttttttNNNNNNNNNNNNNNNNNNNNNNNNNNNNNNNNNNNNNNNNNNNNNNNNNNNNNNNNNNNNNNNNNNNNNNNNNNNNNNNNNNNNNNNNNNNNNNNNNNNNNNNNNNNNNNNNNNNNNNNNNNNNNNNNNNNNNNNNNNNNNNNNNNNNNNNNNNNNNNNNNNNNNNNNNNNNNNNNNNNNNNNNNNNNNNNNNNNNNNNNNNNNNNNNNNNNNNNNNNNNNNNNNNNNNNNNNNNNNNNNNNNNNNNNNNNNNNNNNNNNNNNNNNNNNNNNNNNNNNNNNNNNNNNNNNNNNNNNNNNNNNNNNNNNNNNNNNNNNNNNNNNNNNNNNNNNNNNNNNNNNNNNNNNNNNNNNNNNNNNNNNNNNNNNNNNNNNNNNNNNNNNNNNNNNNNNNNNNNNNNNNNNNNNNNNNNNNNNNNNNNNNNNNNNNNNNNNNNNNNNNNNNNNNNNNNNNNNNNNNNNNNNNNNNNNNNNNNNNNNNNNNNNNNNNNNNNNNNNNNNNNNNNNNNNNNNNNNNNNNNNNNNNNNNNNNNNNNNNNNNNNNNNNNNNNNNNNNNNNNNNNNNNNNNNNNNNNNNNNNNNNNNNNNNNNNNNNNNNNNNNNNNNNNNNNNNNNNNNNNNNNNNNNNNNNNNNNNNNNNNNNNNNNNNNNNNNNNNNNNNNNNNNNNNNNNNNNNNNNNNNNNNNNNNNNNNNNNNNNNNNNNNNNNNNNNNNNNNNNNNNNNNNNNNNNNNNNNNNNNNNNNNNNNNNNNNNNNNNNNNNNNNNNNNNNNNNNNNNNNNNNNNNNNNNNNNNNNNNNNNNNNNNNNNNNNNNNNNNNNNNNNNNNNNNNNNNNNNNNNNNNNNNNNNNNNNNNNNNNNNNNNNNNNNNNNNNNNNNNNNNNNNNNNNNNNNNNNNNNNNNNNNNNNNNNNNNNNNNNNNNNNNNNNNNNNNNNNNNNNNNNNNNNNNNNNNNNNNNNNNNNNNNNNNNNNNNNNNNNNNNNNNNNNNNNNNNNNNNNNNNNNNNNNNNNNNNNNNNNNNNNNNNNNNNNNNNNNNNNNNNNNNNNNNNNNNNNNNNNNNNNNNNNNNNNNNNNNNNNNNNNNNNNNNNNNNNNNNNNNNNNNNNNNNNNNNNNNNNNNNNNNNNNNNNNNNNNNNNNNNNNNNNNNNNNNNNNNNNNNNNNNNNNNNNNNNNNNNNNNNNNNNNNNNNNNNNNNNNNNNNNNNNNNNNNNNNNNNNNNNNNNNNNNNNNNNNNNNNNNNNNNNNNNNNNNNNNNNNNNNNNNNNNNNNNNNNNNNNNNNNNNNNNNNNNNNNNNNNNNNNNNNNNNNNNNNNNNNNNNNNNNNNNNNNNNNNNN comes from the Ailuropoda melanoleuca isolate Jingjing chromosome 13, ASM200744v2, whole genome shotgun sequence genome and includes:
- the TEX2 gene encoding testis-expressed protein 2 isoform X3, translated to MTSLNGRHAEKTIDMPKPSAPRVHVQRSVSRDTIAIHFSASGEEEEEEEEEFREYLEEGLDDQSIVTALEAKEDLYFEPQGGHVSTGPATQPILADGLSVSPAILPVSENTVKLLESPPPAVQVLSTVPLALSPGSSLLGPLASSPSVSSLSEQKTSSSSPLSSPSKSPILSSSASSSTLSSTKPFLSLVKSLSTEVEPRESSHPSRHRHLMKTLVKSLSTDTSRQESDTVSYKPPDSKLNLHLFKQFTQPRNTGGDSKTAPSSPLTSPSDTRSFFKVPEMEAKIEDTKRRLSEVIYEPFQLLSKIIGEESGSHRPKALSSSASELSNLSSLNGHLESNNNYSIKEEECDSEGDGYGSEPSVPAGDHSRSSDEPSREAEPKSSQVSGLKDLGLKTSSLVLEKCSLSALASKEDEEFCELYTEDFDLEAEVESTVDKLPDVPLKPEVLADDGPTLDSEDEAQSAVQHPELPVKTLGFFIMCAYGYLILPLPQYVSGLFLGIGLGFMTAVCMIWFFTPPSAHKYHRLHKNLQHGNTRSLDIKEPEILKGWMNEIYNYDPETYHATLTHSVFVRLEGGTLRLSKPNKNISRRASYNETKPEVTYISQKIYDLSDSKIYLVPKSLARKRIWNKKYPICIELGRQDDFMSKAQTDKETSEEKPPAERELGSEDPKKPPHPQEGTRSGQRDQILYLFGRTGREKEEWFRRFILASKLKSEIKKPPGVCGSKPGVLPSHSRHSSPSGHLTHSRSSSKGSVEEIMSQPKQKELVGSVRQKMLLDYSVYMARCVPQENRSPQRSPVQSVESSPTAGKKLPEAPPSEEEEQEAWVNALLGRMFWDFLGEKYWSDLVSKKIQMKLSKIKLPYFMNELTLTELDMGVAVPKILQAFKPYVDHQVAGPGRTVWRTAMRSPPVPAPLMKTTLQSPAQETNHFSQGPKGMLEVIEQVRL
- the TEX2 gene encoding testis-expressed protein 2 isoform X4, encoding MTSLNGRHAEKTIDMPKPSAPRVHVQRSVSRDTIAIHFSASGEEEEEEEEEFREYLEEGLDDQSIVTALEAKEDLYFEPQGGHVSTGPATQPILADGLSVSPAILPVSENTVKLLESPPPAVQVLSTVPLALSPGSSLLGPLASSPSVSSLSEQKTSSSSPLSSPSKSPILSSSASSSTLSSTKPFLSLVKSLSTEVEPRESSHPSRHRHLMKTLVKSLSTDTSRQESDTVSYKPPDSKLNLHLFKQFTQPRNTGGDSKTAPSSPLTSPSDTRSFFKVPEMEAKIEDTKRRLSEVIYEPFQLLSKIIGEESGSHRPKALSSSASELSNLSSLNGHLESNNNYSIKEEECDSEGDGYGSEPSVPAGDHSRSSDEPSREAEPKSSQVSGLKDLGLKTSSLVLEKCSLSALASKEDEEFCELYTEDFDLEAEVESTVDKLPDVPLKPEVLADDGPTLDSEDEAQSAVQHPELPVKTLGFFIMCAYGYLILPLPQYVSGLFLGIGLGFMTAVCMIWFFTPPSAHKYHRLHKNLQHGNTRSLDIKEPEILKGWMNEIYNYDPETYHATLTHSVFVRLEGGTLRLSKPNKNISRRASYNETKPEVTYISQKIYDLSDSKIYLVPKSLARKRIWNKKYPICIELGRQDDFMSKAQTDKETSEEKPPAERELGSEDPKKPPHPQEGTRSGQRDQILYLFGRTGREKEEWFRRFILASKLKSEIKKPPGVCGSKPGVLPSHSRHSSPSGHLTHSRSSSKGSVEEIMSQPKQKELVGSVRQKMLLDYSVYMARCVPQENRSPQRSPVQSVESSPTAGKKLPEAPPSEEEEQEAWVNALLGRMFWDFLGEKYWSDLVSKKIQMKLSKIKLPYFMNELTLTELDMGVAVPKILQAFKPYVDHQGLWIDLEMSYNGSFLMTLETKMNLTKLGKEPLVEALKVGEIGKEGA